The Pedobacter roseus genome contains a region encoding:
- the acs gene encoding acetate--CoA ligase produces the protein MQITSFKQYEEDYKKSVENPEQFWGEVAQNFQWRKPWFKVLSWNFNEPNIKWFEGAKLNITENCLDRHLATNGDKPAIIWEPNNPEEESVTYTYKMLHERVCRFANVLKRNGAKKGDRICIYMPMVPELAIAVLACARIGAVHSVIFGGFSAKSIADRINDSQCKVVITADGSYRGNKQIPLKDVIDDALIGCPTVEKCIVLTHIRTPVSMLKGRDVWWEDEVKHVNDICEAEEMDAEDMLFILYTSGSTGKPKGVVHTCGGYMVYAGYTFSNVFNYQPGEVYFCTADIGWITGHSYIVYGPLSQGATSVLFEGIPTYPSPSRFWDIVEKHKVNTLYTAPTAIRSLMSYGEEPLNGKDLSTIRVLGSVGEPINEEAWHWFDEKIGHGKAPIVDTWWQTETGGIMISPIATVTQTKPSFATLPLPGIQPILVDENGKEIEGNGVMGNLCIKFPWPGMLRTTYGDHERCKQTYFSTYENLYFTGDGCLRDEDGYYRITGRVDDVLNVSGHRIGTAEVENAINMHAGVVESAVVGYPHDVKGQGIYAFVIYPEMHGEAELSKKDILQTVTRVIGAIAKPDKILFVSGLPKTRSGKIMRRILRKIAEGDTANLGDTSTLLDPGVVEEIIEAAKKL, from the coding sequence ATGCAAATTACATCTTTTAAGCAGTACGAAGAAGATTATAAAAAAAGCGTAGAAAACCCGGAACAGTTTTGGGGTGAAGTAGCACAGAATTTTCAATGGCGTAAACCCTGGTTTAAGGTTTTATCGTGGAATTTTAATGAGCCCAATATTAAATGGTTTGAAGGCGCTAAACTTAATATTACCGAAAACTGTTTAGACCGTCATCTTGCAACCAACGGCGATAAACCGGCCATCATCTGGGAACCCAATAATCCTGAGGAAGAAAGTGTTACCTATACTTATAAAATGTTGCACGAACGCGTTTGCCGTTTCGCCAATGTGTTAAAACGCAACGGTGCTAAAAAAGGCGACCGTATCTGTATTTATATGCCAATGGTGCCCGAATTGGCCATTGCGGTTTTAGCCTGTGCGCGCATTGGTGCCGTTCACTCTGTTATTTTTGGTGGGTTTTCTGCAAAATCAATAGCCGACCGCATTAACGATTCGCAATGTAAAGTGGTGATTACCGCTGATGGTTCTTACCGTGGCAACAAACAGATTCCTTTAAAAGATGTAATTGATGATGCATTGATCGGCTGCCCGACGGTAGAGAAATGTATTGTATTAACACACATCCGTACGCCTGTTTCGATGCTGAAAGGCAGGGATGTTTGGTGGGAGGATGAAGTTAAACACGTAAACGATATCTGCGAAGCAGAAGAAATGGATGCAGAAGATATGCTGTTTATCCTTTACACCTCCGGCTCTACCGGCAAACCAAAAGGTGTGGTGCATACCTGCGGCGGTTACATGGTTTATGCGGGTTATACTTTTTCGAATGTATTTAATTACCAGCCGGGAGAAGTTTATTTCTGTACGGCAGATATCGGCTGGATTACCGGTCACTCTTATATCGTTTACGGACCACTTTCGCAGGGGGCAACCTCTGTGCTTTTCGAAGGCATCCCCACTTACCCATCACCATCGCGTTTTTGGGATATTGTAGAAAAACATAAAGTAAATACTTTATATACTGCGCCAACGGCGATCCGCTCATTAATGAGTTATGGCGAAGAGCCATTAAACGGAAAAGATCTAAGCACTATCCGCGTTTTAGGCTCGGTAGGGGAGCCGATTAACGAAGAGGCCTGGCATTGGTTCGATGAGAAAATCGGGCATGGCAAAGCACCTATTGTTGATACCTGGTGGCAAACCGAAACAGGAGGCATCATGATTTCACCAATCGCTACGGTAACGCAAACCAAACCTAGTTTTGCTACGCTGCCTTTACCGGGCATCCAGCCTATTTTGGTGGATGAAAACGGCAAAGAGATTGAAGGGAACGGGGTAATGGGAAATCTTTGTATTAAATTCCCATGGCCGGGCATGTTGCGTACCACCTACGGCGACCATGAGCGTTGCAAGCAAACGTATTTTTCTACTTATGAGAACTTATACTTTACGGGCGACGGCTGTTTACGCGATGAAGATGGTTATTATAGAATTACTGGTCGTGTGGATGATGTGTTAAACGTTTCAGGACACCGGATTGGTACGGCTGAGGTAGAAAATGCAATTAATATGCATGCTGGTGTGGTAGAAAGTGCTGTAGTGGGTTATCCACATGATGTAAAAGGGCAGGGAATTTATGCTTTCGTTATTTACCCTGAGATGCATGGCGAAGCAGAATTATCAAAAAAAGATATTTTGCAAACGGTTACTAGGGTAATTGGCGCCATTGCCAAACCTGATAAAATATTATTTGTTTCTGGCCTGCCAAAAACACGCTCTGGTAAAATTATGCGTCGGATTTTACGCAAGATTGCTGAAGGCGATACTGCCAATTTAGGTGATACTTCTACTTTGCTTGATCCTGGCGTGGTAGAAGAAATTATCGAAGCTGCGAAGAAGCTTTAG
- the rpmB gene encoding 50S ribosomal protein L28: MSRVCDLTGKKAMVGNNVSHSNVKTKRKFYPNLQLQKFYIPEENRWITLKVSTSAIKTINKVGISEAINRFVKKGFL; encoded by the coding sequence ATGTCAAGAGTTTGTGATTTAACAGGAAAAAAAGCAATGGTAGGTAACAACGTTTCTCACTCAAACGTTAAAACCAAACGCAAATTTTACCCAAACCTACAACTTCAGAAATTTTATATTCCTGAAGAAAACCGTTGGATTACGTTGAAAGTTTCTACTTCAGCGATCAAAACCATCAATAAAGTGGGCATTAGCGAAGCAATTAACCGTTTCGTAAAAAAAGGATTTTTGTAA
- a CDS encoding SusC/RagA family TonB-linked outer membrane protein, translating to MKKLLLSMILSLGLISFAFAQSKVITGKVTSASGPIPGVSVFVKGSPSTGTQSDATGAFKLTVPDDAKTLVFSFIGYKSREVPITGQTVNVSLDEENNTLSDVVVVGYGTQNKRDVTGSIARVTSEDIKDKPLPTIESALQGKAPGVFINSSSGKLGQALQIRVRGISSISASNQPLFVIDGVPIVSEALGTYTEADNPLAAISPDDIESMEVLKDAASAAIYGARGSNGVVLITTKKGKQGRTNIDFGYYAGFSDPTKKGEFLNADQYRQLLDASFKYNNYDDGDYANAAEMWKDYTGTDDWTSNNNTSWVNEAFRRGHTQQYSLNINGGDAKTRFMLSGNYNNNDGIIINNRYVRTGGRLSLDHTVSKILEVGGAINVSKVDNYRIPTDNAFSNPLQLNALPPIQPVRDASGELNSSTVYYNSLIDYDNGKNLSTTYRTFANAYASLKITPDLVFRSEYGFDFNNLEEEQFLGSKTQDGGSTGGYSSDYMAKSINFNTNNTFNYTKTFNEKHNLNVLAGFAFQDTKFRYSSVTGTTLPSDSFTKIASAAVISAGESSETRHTFVSYLARVNYKYEDKYLLSASIRTDGSSRFGVNNRYGTFPAVSAGWIINQEEFLKSSEWVSLIKLRGSYGLTGNAEIGDFASRNLYRGVNYAGVGGTRPSQLGDPNLSWENTTNYNIGLDFGLFSDRISGTVEYYKKKTTDLLLNAPIAATNGFSSITKNIGDMQNRGFEFSLNTRNFVGEFKWSTSFNISFNRNKVLRLVEDQPIYPGGRFLGRIAVGEPLGYFYGKAYAGVDPANGDAIYYVDASRTATTNDYSLAQNQKLGDPNPKFFGGFGNHFSFKNFDLDVQAQFVSGNDIYNMAGVFQSANGDYFDNQTIDQLNYWTPTNTITTIPQPRFGEGNGTGPSSRWIKDGSYLRIKSVVLSYNIPKTFINKYKLQNVKIFASALNLFTITGYKGYDPEVNTPSGGSLQSDNIQLGHDFYTPPQARTITFGVNIGL from the coding sequence ATGAAAAAACTACTCTTAAGTATGATTTTGTCTCTCGGTTTAATTTCATTTGCTTTCGCGCAGAGCAAAGTAATTACCGGGAAGGTGACGTCGGCCTCCGGACCAATTCCGGGCGTTAGCGTATTTGTAAAAGGCTCGCCATCTACCGGTACGCAGAGCGACGCAACCGGAGCTTTTAAACTAACCGTACCAGATGATGCTAAAACACTTGTTTTTAGCTTTATCGGTTACAAATCCAGAGAAGTTCCCATTACCGGGCAAACCGTTAATGTAAGTCTTGATGAGGAAAACAATACCCTATCTGATGTGGTTGTGGTGGGTTATGGTACGCAGAACAAACGAGATGTGACGGGATCGATCGCACGGGTTACCTCAGAAGACATCAAAGATAAACCTTTACCAACCATCGAAAGTGCTTTACAAGGCAAGGCTCCTGGTGTTTTCATCAATTCCAGCAGTGGTAAATTGGGTCAGGCACTTCAGATCAGGGTTAGAGGTATTTCTTCTATTTCGGCCAGTAACCAACCTTTATTTGTAATTGATGGAGTTCCTATTGTAAGCGAAGCACTTGGTACTTATACCGAGGCTGACAATCCGCTGGCAGCAATAAGTCCTGATGATATCGAATCGATGGAGGTGCTAAAAGACGCTGCCTCAGCAGCAATTTATGGTGCCAGAGGTTCGAACGGAGTTGTATTGATTACCACAAAAAAGGGTAAGCAGGGAAGAACCAATATCGATTTTGGCTATTATGCAGGATTTAGCGATCCAACTAAAAAAGGAGAATTTTTAAATGCCGACCAATATCGCCAACTACTAGATGCGTCTTTCAAATACAATAATTACGATGATGGTGATTATGCAAATGCTGCTGAAATGTGGAAAGATTATACAGGTACTGATGACTGGACCAGCAACAATAATACCAGCTGGGTGAACGAAGCTTTTAGAAGAGGGCATACGCAACAGTATAGTTTAAACATTAATGGTGGTGACGCAAAAACCAGATTCATGCTATCAGGAAACTATAATAATAACGATGGAATTATTATTAACAATCGTTATGTACGTACCGGAGGCCGATTAAGTTTAGACCACACTGTTTCTAAAATTTTAGAAGTTGGCGGTGCAATTAATGTTTCAAAGGTAGATAACTACCGCATCCCTACAGATAATGCGTTTTCCAATCCCTTACAATTAAATGCTTTACCTCCAATACAACCTGTACGAGATGCTTCAGGTGAATTAAATAGTTCTACTGTTTACTATAATAGTTTAATCGATTATGATAACGGTAAAAACCTCTCAACTACGTACAGAACTTTTGCCAATGCTTATGCAAGTTTAAAAATCACACCCGATCTGGTTTTTAGAAGTGAGTATGGCTTTGATTTCAACAATTTGGAAGAGGAGCAGTTTTTAGGCTCAAAAACACAGGATGGTGGTAGTACAGGAGGCTATTCTTCTGATTACATGGCAAAATCCATCAATTTCAATACAAACAATACCTTTAACTATACCAAAACTTTTAACGAGAAGCATAACCTGAATGTATTAGCGGGTTTTGCTTTTCAGGATACAAAATTCAGGTACTCATCGGTAACAGGAACTACTTTACCATCAGACAGTTTTACCAAGATTGCAAGTGCAGCTGTAATTTCTGCCGGCGAGTCTTCAGAAACGAGACATACTTTTGTTTCTTATTTAGCCAGGGTAAATTATAAATATGAAGATAAATACCTGTTAAGTGCCTCGATCAGAACAGATGGTTCATCAAGGTTTGGTGTAAACAACAGATATGGAACTTTTCCTGCGGTTTCTGCAGGCTGGATCATTAACCAGGAAGAATTTTTAAAATCAAGCGAATGGGTAAGCCTCATAAAACTTAGGGGCAGTTACGGTTTAACCGGTAATGCCGAAATCGGTGATTTTGCCTCAAGGAATTTATACCGTGGTGTTAACTATGCCGGAGTTGGAGGTACACGCCCTAGCCAGCTGGGAGACCCTAATTTAAGCTGGGAAAATACCACAAATTACAACATTGGATTAGATTTTGGCCTATTCTCTGATCGCATTTCCGGTACTGTTGAATATTATAAAAAGAAAACAACCGATTTATTGTTAAATGCACCAATTGCTGCTACAAATGGTTTTTCATCCATTACAAAGAATATTGGCGATATGCAAAACCGGGGATTTGAATTTTCATTAAACACCAGAAATTTTGTAGGGGAGTTTAAATGGTCTACCTCTTTTAACATCTCTTTTAACCGGAATAAAGTATTGAGATTGGTTGAGGACCAGCCTATTTATCCGGGAGGAAGGTTTTTAGGCAGAATTGCTGTTGGAGAACCATTGGGTTACTTTTACGGAAAAGCTTATGCTGGCGTAGATCCTGCTAACGGTGATGCAATTTATTATGTTGATGCGTCAAGAACAGCAACAACTAATGATTATTCCCTTGCGCAAAACCAAAAATTGGGCGATCCTAATCCTAAATTCTTTGGTGGGTTCGGCAACCACTTCTCTTTTAAAAACTTCGACCTTGATGTTCAGGCACAATTTGTTTCTGGTAATGATATTTATAATATGGCAGGTGTTTTCCAATCGGCCAATGGAGATTATTTTGACAATCAAACCATTGATCAGTTAAATTACTGGACGCCTACAAATACGATTACAACTATTCCACAACCAAGATTTGGTGAAGGAAATGGCACAGGCCCATCATCCAGATGGATAAAAGATGGCTCTTATCTTAGGATTAAAAGTGTAGTTCTTAGCTACAATATACCCAAAACGTTTATCAACAAATACAAATTGCAAAATGTAAAAATCTTTGCTTCAGCCCTGAATTTATTTACCATAACAGGTTATAAAGGTTACGATCCTGAAGTGAATACGCCTAGTGGCGGATCTCTCCAGTCTGACAATATTCAGCTAGGACATGATTTCTATACTCCACCACAAGCAAGAACTATCACTTTCGGTGTAAATATTGGCTTATAA
- a CDS encoding glycoside hydrolase family 130 protein, giving the protein MSDIARRFPENPILFPKDLSPGRAGLEIVCLLNPGVFTFEGKTWLLIRVAERPEQKEGIISFPVLKENGIEIIEIEQNHPELDATDPRVINYKGADYLTTLSYLRLVCSDDGIQFYQPEGYPLLQGEGEDEVFGIEDCRVALIGDTYYLTFTAVSEHGVGVGMRTTKNWKNFEKHGMIIPPHNKDCAIFEERINGKFYALHRPSSVALGGNYIWLAESPDGIHWGKNKCIVKTRPNLWDSARVGAGAAPIKTEVGWLEIYHGANEKHQYCLGAFLMDLNDPSKVLARTEEPIMVPKEDYELNGFFGEVVFTNGHIIDGDDLTIYYGAADEFVCGAKFSVKEILEELVYF; this is encoded by the coding sequence ATGTCAGATATTGCCAGAAGATTTCCAGAAAACCCAATTTTGTTCCCAAAAGATTTAAGTCCAGGTAGGGCAGGATTGGAAATCGTTTGTCTTTTAAATCCAGGCGTTTTTACCTTCGAGGGGAAAACATGGTTGCTTATCCGTGTTGCCGAAAGACCTGAACAAAAAGAGGGTATCATTTCTTTTCCGGTATTGAAAGAAAATGGGATTGAAATTATTGAGATAGAACAAAACCACCCTGAACTGGATGCTACTGATCCTAGGGTAATCAATTATAAAGGCGCTGATTATTTAACCACTTTATCTTATTTGAGACTGGTTTGCAGTGACGATGGCATACAATTTTATCAGCCAGAGGGATATCCTTTATTGCAAGGCGAAGGAGAGGATGAAGTTTTTGGGATTGAAGATTGTCGCGTTGCTTTAATTGGTGATACTTATTATTTAACTTTTACGGCAGTTTCGGAACATGGGGTTGGTGTAGGTATGCGGACCACAAAGAACTGGAAAAATTTCGAAAAGCATGGAATGATCATTCCACCTCATAATAAAGATTGCGCCATATTTGAAGAACGCATAAACGGTAAATTTTATGCTTTACACCGTCCTAGTAGTGTGGCTTTAGGAGGCAACTATATCTGGCTGGCCGAATCTCCGGATGGCATCCATTGGGGCAAAAACAAATGCATCGTCAAAACCAGGCCAAACTTGTGGGATAGCGCACGTGTTGGTGCTGGCGCCGCACCCATTAAAACAGAAGTCGGCTGGCTCGAAATTTACCACGGCGCAAATGAAAAACATCAATATTGTTTAGGCGCATTTTTAATGGATTTAAATGACCCGTCAAAAGTATTGGCCAGAACGGAAGAGCCGATCATGGTGCCCAAAGAAGATTATGAACTGAATGGTTTCTTTGGTGAAGTTGTATTTACCAACGGGCATATAATTGATGGTGATGATTTAACCATTTATTATGGAGCAGCCGACGAATTTGTTTGCGGAGCTAAATTTTCGGTTAAGGAAATTTTGGAAGAATTGGTCTATTTCTAA
- a CDS encoding M16 family metallopeptidase, which translates to MKFKLFTLACFLITGSLAQAQTTYQWKTGTSGGYAYKYVTNDPTKTRFYTLKNGLTVILSQNNKEPNITYKMAVRAGSNTDPRTNTGLAHYLEHLLFKGTDKFGTLNYAKEKPYLDKIEALYETYNKTTDPVKRKEIYKEIDKTSGEASNYSIANEYDKMMKSIGSNSTNAHTSVEETVYEEDLPSNAIDKFLAVQAERFRAPVFRIFHTELEAVYEEKNIGMDNDGRKMYEKMLYSLFPTHNYGQQTTIGTIEHLKNPSLIEIRKYYDKYYVPNNMAVIMSGDINYDDLIKKIDKDFAYMKSKPLSLYNPAPEKPLTQVQKVDIYGPSAESLYVAYRGFAQNTHESLLLDLISSILANGKAGLMDININKQQKMLRAGAGYNSMKDYGIFILSGSPKAGQSLEEAQKLLLEQVELLKKGEFDESLIKATVANIKLSELQNFDNNDVRADFTMNAFIQNRGTEWDKTLASTDAMGKVTKKEIVDFANKFFINNYVSILKHKGEDKSIIKVEKPTITAVKTNVNEVSPFTKEIIAAPVKPIAPKFLDYTKDLQFGKAGIADVIAVQNAENGIFRMSYRFDMGSYNYKLLPYAAQYLAFLSTDKYSAEDISKAFYNIACNYNVNVGTDVTTVSISGLQENFEKAVALLEDVLAHCKPNEKALEDLKGRLLKSRDNAKLNKSSILGGLMSYAQFGKDNPFNYGLTNDEIKNMKSADLIYILHNLTNYKHTITYYGPKTLAAFSAEIVKAHPLAKEFTDAAPIKKFVYTKTDSNKVYFADYDMVQAEIRWVRNGGLYDPANSAKIALFNNYFGGGMGSVVFQTIRESKALAYSTFAVYSSPNSKEKENTIIAYVGTQADKMNDAVAGMNDLLTTLPESDKSFDLSKTNSLNGIETSRITKDGIIYTYLADKKLGFDHDSRIDEYANLKPLTFNDVKSFHQTNLSGKPYSYCIVASEKKINMADLAKFGPVTKLSLEQIFGY; encoded by the coding sequence ATGAAATTCAAATTATTTACTTTGGCTTGTTTTCTGATAACAGGTTCTTTGGCGCAAGCACAAACAACCTATCAGTGGAAAACAGGAACTTCGGGTGGCTATGCCTACAAGTATGTCACCAACGATCCGACTAAAACCCGTTTTTATACGCTAAAGAATGGCTTAACGGTAATTTTATCTCAAAACAACAAAGAGCCTAACATCACCTATAAAATGGCAGTTAGGGCGGGCAGTAATACTGATCCGCGGACCAATACCGGTTTAGCGCATTATTTAGAGCACCTTTTATTTAAAGGAACGGATAAATTTGGGACGTTAAACTACGCCAAAGAAAAACCTTATCTGGATAAAATCGAGGCACTTTACGAAACGTATAACAAAACCACCGATCCGGTTAAACGTAAGGAGATTTATAAAGAAATCGATAAAACCTCAGGCGAGGCTTCTAATTATTCGATTGCAAACGAATACGATAAAATGATGAAATCGATCGGAAGCAATAGCACAAACGCCCATACTTCGGTAGAGGAAACGGTGTATGAAGAAGATCTTCCATCAAACGCCATCGATAAGTTTTTAGCTGTACAGGCAGAACGTTTCCGTGCACCTGTTTTCCGTATTTTCCATACTGAGTTAGAAGCGGTTTACGAAGAGAAAAACATTGGCATGGATAACGACGGACGTAAAATGTACGAGAAAATGTTGTACTCTTTGTTCCCAACGCACAATTACGGACAACAAACCACCATTGGTACAATTGAGCATTTAAAGAACCCATCGTTAATCGAAATCAGAAAATATTACGATAAATATTATGTGCCGAACAATATGGCCGTAATTATGAGTGGTGATATTAATTATGATGACCTGATTAAAAAAATTGATAAGGATTTTGCTTACATGAAGTCTAAACCATTATCGTTATACAACCCTGCTCCTGAAAAACCATTAACACAAGTTCAAAAAGTTGATATTTATGGCCCAAGTGCTGAGAGTTTATATGTTGCTTACAGGGGTTTTGCACAAAACACCCACGAAAGTTTATTGCTTGATTTAATCAGCAGTATCTTAGCTAACGGTAAGGCTGGTTTAATGGACATCAACATTAATAAACAGCAAAAAATGTTAAGGGCAGGTGCCGGTTACAACTCGATGAAAGATTATGGTATCTTCATTTTATCGGGCTCGCCAAAAGCAGGTCAGAGTTTAGAGGAAGCTCAAAAATTATTATTAGAGCAGGTAGAATTGCTTAAAAAAGGCGAATTTGATGAAAGTTTGATTAAAGCAACTGTTGCAAATATTAAATTATCTGAATTACAGAACTTTGATAACAACGACGTACGTGCAGATTTTACCATGAATGCTTTTATCCAAAATCGTGGTACGGAATGGGATAAAACTTTGGCATCAACCGATGCGATGGGTAAAGTGACCAAAAAAGAAATTGTAGATTTTGCCAATAAATTCTTCATCAACAACTATGTTTCCATCTTAAAACATAAAGGCGAAGACAAAAGCATTATAAAAGTAGAAAAACCAACCATTACCGCTGTAAAAACCAATGTAAACGAGGTTTCTCCATTCACAAAAGAAATTATCGCAGCACCGGTTAAACCAATAGCTCCTAAATTTTTAGATTATACAAAAGATCTTCAATTTGGTAAAGCAGGCATTGCAGATGTAATTGCTGTCCAAAACGCTGAAAACGGAATTTTCCGCATGAGTTACCGTTTTGATATGGGTTCTTACAATTATAAATTATTGCCTTATGCTGCTCAATATTTAGCTTTTTTAAGTACCGATAAGTATTCTGCAGAAGATATCAGCAAAGCCTTTTATAACATTGCCTGTAACTACAACGTTAATGTAGGCACTGACGTGACTACGGTATCGATCAGCGGTTTACAAGAGAATTTCGAAAAAGCTGTGGCGCTACTTGAAGATGTTTTAGCACATTGCAAACCAAACGAAAAAGCCCTGGAAGATTTAAAAGGCCGTTTATTAAAATCGAGGGATAACGCAAAACTGAATAAATCGTCAATTCTTGGTGGTTTAATGAGCTATGCACAATTTGGAAAAGATAATCCGTTCAACTATGGATTAACGAATGATGAGATCAAAAATATGAAATCAGCCGATCTGATCTACATTTTGCATAACCTTACCAACTACAAACACACCATTACTTATTACGGTCCGAAAACTTTAGCAGCATTTTCTGCTGAGATTGTGAAAGCACATCCATTGGCAAAAGAATTTACCGATGCGGCGCCGATCAAGAAATTTGTGTACACCAAAACCGATTCGAACAAGGTTTATTTTGCCGATTATGACATGGTTCAGGCAGAAATCCGTTGGGTACGCAATGGCGGCCTGTACGATCCGGCCAATTCAGCTAAAATTGCTTTATTCAATAACTATTTTGGTGGCGGTATGGGATCTGTTGTATTCCAAACCATCCGCGAATCTAAAGCCCTGGCTTACTCTACATTTGCAGTATATTCTTCTCCAAACAGTAAAGAAAAAGAAAATACAATTATCGCTTACGTAGGTACACAGGCTGATAAAATGAATGATGCGGTTGCAGGAATGAACGACTTATTAACTACGTTACCTGAATCGGACAAATCATTCGATTTATCAAAAACCAATTCTTTAAATGGCATAGAAACCAGCCGTATTACTAAAGATGGTATCATTTATACCTATTTAGCAGATAAAAAATTAGGTTTTGATCACGATTCAAGAATTGATGAGTATGCCAACCTAAAACCATTAACTTTTAACGATGTAAAATCGTTTCACCAAACTAACCTTTCCGGCAAACCATACAGCTATTGTATCGTTGCTTCAGAAAAGAAAATCAACATGGCTGATTTAGCTAAATTTGGTCCGGTGACTAAATTGAGCTTAGAGCAGATTTTTGGATACTAA
- a CDS encoding RagB/SusD family nutrient uptake outer membrane protein codes for MKNYKNIIAAFFLVLSLSGCKKQLEIDPKQNIDANVALNTTADVQNALTGAYTFLATGDLYGTNLVFLPDLYANNNYLTWRGTFSTYGDIADKSIISNNGDVTRTWVTAYSAINTANIVLSALNVVSNADTKSIIEGKALFIRGIMHFELVRLYALPFDAAGSNTNMGFQLSQKR; via the coding sequence ATGAAAAATTATAAAAATATAATAGCTGCATTTTTTCTTGTTTTAAGCCTATCCGGCTGCAAAAAACAACTAGAAATAGACCCTAAACAAAATATAGATGCCAACGTGGCATTAAATACAACAGCAGATGTTCAAAATGCACTAACAGGAGCCTACACATTTTTGGCTACCGGCGATTTGTATGGAACTAACCTTGTCTTTTTACCAGATCTTTATGCCAACAATAATTACTTAACCTGGCGAGGCACTTTTTCGACTTATGGAGACATCGCAGACAAATCCATTATATCGAATAATGGTGACGTGACCAGAACATGGGTAACTGCCTATAGCGCAATTAATACCGCAAATATTGTACTTTCTGCATTAAATGTGGTAAGTAATGCTGATACCAAAAGTATAATAGAAGGCAAAGCTTTATTTATACGGGGGATTATGCATTTTGAACTGGTAAGATTATACGCTTTACCTTTTGATGCCGCTGGTTCTAATACAAATATGGGGTTCCAATTATCACAAAAGCGGTAA
- a CDS encoding RagB/SusD family nutrient uptake outer membrane protein, translated as MARVYLQEGKYALARDMANDIITNSPYHLITNSLEAPFRTKNSSEGIFEIKQNEQSNAGTSNDGLATFYASYQNATGGDVGRADALVNTTFYNSFETGDKRQTEMIYEGNGARTGFFTKKWYSFYDNIPVCRVTEQYLIRAECNFRLGTSIGATPASDINTLRTRAGLGNVVPTLAIILNEREKELDYEGFRLHDYKRTKRSIGSFAYDDPKLVFPIPDREINVNKALKQNPGY; from the coding sequence TTGGCAAGGGTTTATCTTCAGGAAGGTAAATATGCTTTAGCAAGAGATATGGCCAATGATATTATAACCAACAGCCCATACCACTTAATTACCAATTCTCTTGAAGCACCGTTCAGAACAAAAAATTCAAGTGAAGGTATTTTTGAAATCAAACAGAACGAACAAAGCAATGCAGGTACTTCAAACGATGGGCTGGCGACCTTTTATGCCAGCTATCAAAATGCTACTGGTGGAGATGTAGGCAGGGCTGATGCGTTGGTAAATACCACATTTTACAACTCTTTTGAAACCGGCGATAAAAGACAGACCGAAATGATTTATGAAGGTAATGGTGCGAGGACAGGCTTTTTTACTAAAAAATGGTATAGCTTTTATGATAATATACCAGTTTGCAGGGTTACAGAACAATATCTGATTCGTGCAGAATGTAATTTTAGATTAGGGACAAGCATTGGTGCTACCCCTGCGAGCGATATCAATACTTTAAGAACAAGGGCTGGATTAGGAAATGTTGTTCCAACACTGGCAATTATCTTGAACGAACGCGAAAAGGAATTAGACTATGAAGGTTTTAGGCTTCATGATTATAAACGTACCAAACGTTCTATAGGAAGCTTTGCTTATGACGATCCTAAATTGGTTTTCCCAATTCCAGATCGTGAAATAAATGTGAATAAAGCCTTAAAGCAAAATCCAGGTTACTAG
- a CDS encoding CsbD family protein — MDKLELKGKWNEIKGKVKQAYADLTDDDLKHEEGQDDELLGKLQQKTGKGREELVKWINSL, encoded by the coding sequence ATGGATAAGTTAGAATTAAAAGGAAAGTGGAATGAAATAAAAGGAAAGGTTAAACAAGCTTATGCTGATTTAACAGACGATGATTTAAAACACGAAGAAGGGCAGGATGATGAATTATTGGGAAAACTTCAACAAAAAACAGGAAAAGGAAGGGAAGAACTTGTAAAATGGATCAACTCATTATAA